The following are from one region of the Pseudazoarcus pumilus genome:
- a CDS encoding PhnD/SsuA/transferrin family substrate-binding protein, translating to MRRRDCLGLLAALAWPAFGTAAESGPDRTLRIGLTPVILADQAAFLTRWAAYLEERCGVAVRFVARESYQPVLDLLLTQRVDAAWICGYPFVLHERDLSLLAVPSWADEPLYRSYLIRSRRLAPDIQGWHDLRDRVLAYSDPLSNSGWLVAQAQLSRAGLSAGDLRRSFFAHGHRNVAEAVAAGLAHAGSIDGYVWETMRLQGMGATDDTDVVWRSEEFGFPPLVTLRQPSHARVDALREALFAMPRNPEGRALLEALNLDGFVPGDASLFNSIRLQAMQIPDSGVQG from the coding sequence ATGCGCAGACGGGATTGCCTCGGATTGCTTGCCGCGCTGGCATGGCCCGCATTCGGCACCGCTGCGGAGTCTGGCCCGGACAGAACGCTGCGCATCGGACTGACACCGGTCATCCTGGCCGACCAGGCCGCGTTCCTGACGCGCTGGGCGGCCTACCTGGAAGAGCGCTGCGGCGTGGCGGTGCGCTTTGTGGCACGCGAGTCCTATCAACCGGTGCTCGACCTGCTGCTCACGCAGCGCGTCGACGCGGCGTGGATCTGCGGCTACCCCTTCGTGCTGCACGAGCGTGACCTGTCGTTGCTGGCCGTGCCGTCCTGGGCCGACGAACCGCTGTACCGCTCCTACCTCATCCGCTCACGCCGCCTGGCGCCCGACATCCAGGGCTGGCACGATCTGCGCGACCGCGTGCTGGCCTACTCCGACCCGCTGTCGAACTCGGGCTGGCTGGTCGCGCAGGCGCAACTGTCCAGGGCCGGCCTGAGCGCGGGCGATCTGCGCCGCAGCTTCTTCGCCCACGGCCACCGCAACGTCGCCGAGGCCGTCGCGGCCGGCCTGGCCCATGCCGGCTCGATCGACGGATACGTGTGGGAGACGATGCGCCTGCAGGGTATGGGCGCGACCGATGACACCGACGTGGTGTGGCGCTCCGAGGAATTCGGCTTTCCACCCCTGGTCACGCTGCGGCAACCCTCGCACGCCCGCGTCGACGCCTTGCGTGAAGCGCTGTTCGCAATGCCCCGCAACCCCGAGGGCAGGGCCCTGCTCGAGGCACTGAACCTCGATGGCTTCGTGCCCGGCGACGCGTCGCTTTTCAATTCGATCCGGCTGCAGGCCATGCAGATTCCCGACAGCGGGGTTCAGGGCTGA
- a CDS encoding encapsulin-associated ferritin-like protein: MANEGYHEPIAELSDETRDMHRAITSLMEELEAVDWYNQRVDACKDAELKSILEHNRDEEKEHAAMVLEWIRRRDPKMDAELRDWLFTDKKLDHH; this comes from the coding sequence ATGGCCAACGAGGGCTATCACGAACCGATCGCGGAACTGAGCGACGAGACGCGCGACATGCATCGCGCGATCACCTCGCTGATGGAGGAACTGGAAGCGGTGGACTGGTACAACCAGCGCGTCGACGCCTGCAAGGACGCGGAACTGAAGTCCATCCTCGAACACAACCGCGACGAGGAAAAGGAACACGCCGCGATGGTGCTCGAGTGGATCCGTCGCCGCGACCCGAAAATGGACGCCGAGTTGCGCGACTGGCTGTTCACCGACAAGAAGCTCGACCACCACTGA
- the acnA gene encoding aconitate hydratase AcnA: MTTRYRKPSTLRVGEDEFRIFPFDAVAENHDVARLPYSLKVLLENLLRHGDSEFVSDADIEALAGWDAQSEPSQEIAFVPARVLLQDFTGVPAIVDLAAMRDAMVDLGGDPSQINPLNPVELVIDHSVMVDVFGQPDSLSRNTAIEIERNLERYGFLRWGQEAFDNFKVVPPGTGIVHQVNLEYLARTVFAAERDGERLAYPDSLVGTDSHTTMINGLGVLGWGVGGIEAEAAMLGQPVTMLIPQVVGFRLDGRLSEGATATDLVLTVTQMLRRHGVVGKFVEFFGPGLEHLSLADRATIANMAPEYGATCGMFPVDAETIRYLRLTGRDEATLARVEAYMKAMGMWHDADSPEAEYSATLELDLGAVVPSIAGPKRPQDRIALTEAASAFRDTLDAFVDQGAEDRPDFEGEGGAVAGDPETGARAVEYAGQHFNLEHGAVVIAAITSCTNTSNPAVLVAAGLLARNARRRGLKARPWVKTSLAPGSKVVTDYLERSGLMEDLEALGFYLVGYGCTTCIGNSGPLPREIERAVRDGNLLVTSVLSGNRNFEGRIHQEVRANYLASPPLVVAYAIAGNMGVDLYRDPLGTDADGKPVTLRDIWPETHEIQEVMAGNIDADMFRSKYADVYTGNEVWNELPVTDAERYEWPDSSYVRKPPYFDGITREVPEVAEIRDARCLVLLGDSVTTDHISPAGAIANHSPAGEYLQAQGIEPQDFNSYGSRRGNHEVMMRGTFANVRLRNRLAPGTEGSWTRHQPDGEEMSIFDAALRYRDEGTPLVVLAGKEYGTGSSRDWAAKGPALLGVRAVIAESFERIHRSNLVGMGILPLQFANGDSVESLGLSGTEVFDIAPVEAGQDSVMVTARREDGTDAAFSVRVRIDTPNEFAYYAHGGILHYVLRRLAG; this comes from the coding sequence ATGACCACTCGATATCGCAAGCCCTCGACCCTGCGCGTGGGCGAGGACGAATTCCGCATCTTTCCCTTCGACGCCGTTGCCGAGAATCACGACGTCGCGCGGCTGCCGTATTCGCTCAAGGTGCTGCTGGAGAATCTGCTGCGCCACGGTGACAGCGAGTTCGTCTCGGATGCCGACATCGAGGCGCTGGCCGGGTGGGACGCGCAGTCCGAGCCGTCGCAGGAGATCGCCTTCGTGCCGGCGCGCGTGCTGCTGCAGGATTTCACCGGCGTGCCAGCCATCGTGGACCTGGCCGCGATGCGTGACGCCATGGTCGATCTGGGCGGCGACCCCTCGCAGATCAACCCCCTCAATCCGGTCGAACTGGTGATCGACCATTCGGTGATGGTGGATGTCTTCGGCCAACCCGATTCGCTCTCGCGCAACACCGCCATCGAAATCGAGCGCAACCTCGAGCGCTACGGCTTCCTGCGCTGGGGCCAGGAGGCCTTCGACAATTTCAAGGTGGTGCCACCGGGCACCGGCATCGTTCACCAGGTGAACCTCGAATATCTGGCACGCACGGTGTTCGCCGCCGAGCGCGATGGAGAGCGGCTGGCCTATCCGGATTCGCTGGTCGGCACCGATTCGCACACCACCATGATCAACGGCCTGGGCGTACTCGGCTGGGGCGTGGGCGGCATCGAGGCCGAGGCCGCGATGCTCGGCCAGCCGGTGACCATGCTCATCCCGCAAGTGGTGGGTTTCCGCCTCGACGGGCGTCTGTCCGAGGGCGCAACCGCCACCGACCTGGTGCTCACGGTCACCCAGATGCTGCGCAGGCACGGCGTGGTCGGCAAGTTCGTCGAGTTCTTCGGCCCGGGCCTGGAACACCTTTCGCTGGCCGACCGCGCGACCATCGCGAACATGGCGCCCGAGTACGGCGCGACCTGCGGCATGTTCCCGGTCGATGCCGAGACCATTCGCTACCTGCGCCTGACCGGCCGCGACGAGGCGACGCTGGCGCGCGTCGAGGCCTACATGAAGGCCATGGGCATGTGGCACGACGCCGACTCGCCCGAGGCCGAATACAGCGCCACGCTGGAACTCGACCTGGGTGCCGTCGTGCCGTCCATCGCCGGGCCCAAGCGCCCGCAGGACCGCATCGCGCTGACCGAAGCGGCGAGCGCCTTTCGCGACACCCTCGACGCCTTCGTCGACCAGGGCGCCGAAGACAGACCCGATTTCGAGGGCGAGGGCGGCGCGGTTGCGGGGGATCCCGAAACCGGTGCGCGCGCAGTCGAGTACGCCGGCCAGCACTTCAACCTCGAGCACGGCGCGGTCGTCATCGCCGCGATCACGAGCTGTACCAATACGTCGAACCCGGCGGTGCTGGTGGCCGCCGGCCTGCTCGCGCGCAATGCGCGCCGCCGCGGCCTGAAGGCGCGTCCGTGGGTCAAGACCAGCCTCGCGCCCGGTTCCAAGGTGGTCACCGACTACCTCGAGCGCAGCGGCCTGATGGAGGATCTGGAGGCGCTGGGCTTCTATCTGGTCGGCTATGGCTGCACCACTTGCATCGGCAATTCCGGCCCGCTGCCGCGCGAGATCGAGCGCGCCGTGCGCGACGGCAACCTGCTGGTCACTTCGGTGCTGTCGGGCAACCGCAACTTCGAAGGGCGCATCCACCAGGAAGTGCGCGCCAACTATCTGGCCTCGCCGCCGCTGGTGGTGGCCTACGCCATCGCCGGCAACATGGGCGTCGATCTCTACCGCGACCCGCTCGGTACCGACGCCGACGGCAAACCGGTAACGCTGCGCGACATCTGGCCCGAAACGCACGAGATCCAGGAGGTCATGGCCGGCAACATCGACGCCGACATGTTCCGCAGCAAGTATGCCGACGTGTATACGGGCAACGAGGTGTGGAACGAACTGCCGGTGACCGACGCAGAGCGCTACGAGTGGCCGGATTCGAGCTACGTGCGCAAGCCGCCGTACTTCGACGGCATCACGCGCGAGGTGCCGGAGGTCGCGGAGATCCGCGACGCGCGCTGCCTGGTGCTGCTGGGCGACAGCGTCACCACCGACCACATCTCTCCGGCCGGCGCGATCGCCAACCACAGCCCCGCGGGTGAATACCTGCAGGCGCAGGGCATCGAGCCGCAGGACTTCAACTCCTACGGCTCGCGCCGCGGTAACCACGAGGTGATGATGCGCGGCACCTTCGCCAACGTGCGCCTGCGCAACCGGCTCGCCCCGGGCACCGAGGGCAGCTGGACGCGCCACCAGCCCGACGGCGAGGAAATGAGCATCTTCGACGCCGCCCTGCGCTACCGCGATGAGGGCACTCCGCTGGTGGTGCTCGCCGGCAAGGAATACGGCACCGGCTCATCGCGCGACTGGGCGGCCAAGGGGCCGGCGTTGCTCGGCGTACGTGCGGTGATCGCCGAGAGTTTCGAGCGCATTCACCGCTCGAACCTGGTGGGTATGGGTATTCTGCCGCTGCAGTTCGCCAACGGCGACAGCGTCGAGTCCCTCGGGCTGAGCGGCACGGAAGTCTTCGACATCGCCCCGGTCGAGGCCGGGCAGGACAGCGTGATGGTCACCGCAAGGCGCGAGGACGGCACCGATGCGGCCTTCTCGGTGCGCGTGCGCATCGACACGCCCAACGAGTTCGCCTATTACGCCCACGGCGGCATCCTGCACTACGTGCTGCGCCGCCTGGCGGGCTGA
- a CDS encoding sigma-54-dependent transcriptional regulator: MKTLILIEDDPIMGESLQQRFEIEGFEVLWCRRLAEADEALQRTPAAVVSDVRLPDGIATDWFVRLPATIRAIPWVFLTGYGSVDDAVASMRAGAREYLTKPFDVERLVALVHTLACSADPAEDDAVLGVSPAMRRIEAMLRKVATQRAAVLLSGESGVGKEVAAQYLHALDARTDKGEFVAVNCAAIPETLLEAEFFGYEKGAFSGAQRSHRGYLERAHRGTLFLDEVAELPASMQAKLLRALQEKCFFRLGAERATHSDFRILAATNRDLYTEMNAGRFREDLFYRLAVLRIPIPPLRERPEDIRWLAERMLARLVAEQGRPLAMSETFLRDLMARDWRGNARELQSWLEQAVVLSDNGLLDAPPTDAAPAATPSDGIKPLQHVVEGAERVHIRRALQHCEGSVGKTAEALGISRKTLWEKMKKHAITSPG, encoded by the coding sequence ATGAAGACACTGATCCTGATCGAGGACGACCCCATCATGGGCGAGTCGCTGCAGCAACGCTTCGAGATCGAGGGCTTTGAAGTCCTGTGGTGCCGACGCCTGGCCGAGGCCGACGAAGCGCTGCAGCGCACCCCGGCCGCCGTGGTAAGCGACGTGCGCCTGCCCGATGGCATCGCGACCGACTGGTTCGTGCGCCTGCCCGCGACAATACGCGCCATCCCGTGGGTGTTCCTGACCGGTTACGGCAGCGTCGACGATGCAGTCGCCTCGATGCGCGCCGGGGCCCGCGAGTACCTGACCAAGCCCTTCGACGTCGAGCGGCTGGTGGCCCTCGTGCACACCCTCGCATGCAGCGCCGACCCCGCCGAGGACGATGCGGTGCTGGGCGTGTCCCCGGCAATGCGCCGCATCGAGGCCATGCTGCGCAAGGTCGCCACGCAGCGCGCCGCGGTGCTGCTCAGCGGTGAGTCCGGCGTAGGCAAGGAGGTCGCCGCGCAGTACCTGCATGCGCTCGACGCGCGCACCGACAAGGGCGAGTTCGTCGCCGTCAATTGCGCCGCAATCCCCGAGACCCTGCTCGAAGCCGAATTCTTCGGCTACGAAAAGGGTGCGTTCTCTGGCGCGCAACGCAGTCATCGCGGCTACCTGGAGCGGGCGCATCGCGGCACGCTGTTTCTCGACGAAGTGGCCGAACTGCCGGCCAGCATGCAGGCCAAGCTGCTGCGCGCGCTGCAGGAGAAGTGCTTCTTCCGGCTCGGCGCGGAACGCGCCACGCACAGCGACTTCCGCATCCTCGCCGCGACCAACCGCGACCTGTACACCGAGATGAACGCCGGGCGCTTTCGCGAGGATCTGTTCTACCGCCTGGCCGTGCTGCGCATTCCGATCCCGCCACTGCGCGAGCGCCCCGAGGACATCCGCTGGCTGGCCGAGCGCATGCTCGCGCGCCTGGTCGCCGAGCAGGGTCGCCCGCTGGCGATGTCGGAGACCTTCCTGCGCGACCTGATGGCCCGCGACTGGCGCGGCAACGCGCGCGAACTGCAGTCCTGGCTCGAACAGGCGGTGGTGCTGAGCGACAACGGACTGCTCGACGCTCCACCCACCGACGCCGCCCCGGCGGCGACGCCCTCAGACGGCATCAAGCCGCTGCAGCATGTCGTCGAGGGTGCGGAGCGCGTGCATATCCGCCGGGCGCTCCAGCACTGCGAAGGCAGCGTCGGCAAGACCGCCGAGGCCCTCGGCATCAGCCGCAAGACGCTGTGGGAGAAGATGAAGAAGCACGCCATCACGTCGCCCGGCTGA
- a CDS encoding ATP-binding protein, whose protein sequence is MLRRLPYRVQIPLGLSLAVLIAAVLVTAVSAQVFSRSARAETLAQVDRAVALVIAQVRPMLVADDTWRVFSLLRDTAGLLPGAPLGHARLAVVDVDGRVFAASDPLRLETGRPLLGEAWHGAPLPREGVTRSWRASREDGSVLRLDPITSDDGQTLGYVLTEIDAAVFGADWPALAGNALAGIVLAVALLLPAGWWVGQRMTRPVERLAMLIGRIGREEPGKLRAQLPHTADPELARIGDAVAQLMDELERRREAEERALSAERLAAVGRMTAAVAHEINNPLAGLLTATRTLRLRGDANDVRERTVDLIDRGLQQIRSTVTALLPQVRVEERALDPDDLDDVLTLVQGTAERLDIRIERSLEVESALRVPSAPLRQVMLNMLLNALKAAGEHGRVETALHADAEFVEFSVANDGQPVDAERLRTLIAAEGGRDPQGFGLWVCQELASHLHGSFVPDPSAIDRTRLVFRVPNREDPASPS, encoded by the coding sequence ATGCTGCGTCGCCTGCCCTATCGCGTGCAGATCCCGCTCGGCCTGTCGCTGGCCGTGCTGATCGCGGCGGTGCTGGTGACCGCGGTCAGCGCCCAGGTGTTCTCCCGCAGCGCACGCGCCGAGACGCTGGCGCAGGTCGATCGCGCGGTGGCGCTGGTCATCGCCCAGGTGCGCCCGATGCTGGTGGCCGACGATACCTGGCGGGTGTTCTCTCTGTTGCGCGACACCGCCGGCCTGTTGCCCGGCGCGCCGCTGGGCCACGCGCGACTGGCGGTGGTCGACGTCGATGGGCGCGTCTTCGCCGCGTCCGACCCGCTGCGCCTGGAGACCGGTCGCCCACTGCTCGGCGAGGCCTGGCACGGCGCCCCGCTGCCCCGCGAAGGCGTCACCCGTAGCTGGCGCGCCAGTCGCGAGGACGGCTCCGTGCTGCGGCTGGACCCGATCACAAGCGACGACGGCCAGACACTCGGCTACGTGCTGACCGAGATCGACGCAGCGGTGTTCGGCGCCGACTGGCCCGCTCTGGCAGGCAACGCGCTGGCCGGCATCGTCCTCGCCGTTGCGTTGCTGCTGCCCGCCGGATGGTGGGTCGGTCAGCGAATGACGCGCCCCGTGGAGCGTCTGGCGATGCTGATCGGGCGCATCGGCCGGGAGGAGCCCGGCAAGCTGCGCGCGCAGCTGCCGCACACCGCGGACCCCGAACTCGCGCGCATCGGGGACGCCGTCGCACAACTGATGGACGAACTCGAGCGCCGACGTGAGGCCGAGGAGCGCGCGCTGTCGGCCGAACGGCTGGCTGCCGTGGGGCGCATGACGGCCGCCGTCGCGCACGAGATCAACAACCCTCTGGCCGGGCTGCTGACCGCCACGCGCACGCTGCGCCTGCGCGGCGACGCCAATGACGTTCGCGAGCGCACCGTCGACCTGATCGACCGCGGCCTGCAGCAGATCCGCAGCACCGTCACCGCCCTGCTCCCCCAGGTACGCGTCGAGGAGCGAGCGCTCGACCCCGACGATCTCGACGACGTGCTGACCCTGGTGCAGGGCACGGCCGAGCGCCTCGACATCCGCATCGAGCGCAGCCTGGAGGTCGAATCGGCGCTGCGCGTGCCATCGGCGCCACTGCGTCAGGTGATGCTCAACATGCTGCTCAACGCGCTCAAGGCCGCCGGCGAACATGGCCGGGTCGAGACCGCCCTGCACGCCGACGCCGAATTCGTCGAATTCAGCGTCGCCAACGACGGCCAACCCGTCGATGCCGAGCGGCTGCGCACGCTGATTGCGGCCGAGGGCGGGCGCGACCCGCAGGGCTTCGGCCTGTGGGTATGCCAGGAACTGGCCAGCCACCTGCACGGCAGCTTCGTACCCGACCCGTCGGCCATCGACCGCACCCGGCTCGTGTTCCGGGTACCCAACCGCGAAGACCCCGCAAGCCCATCATGA